One Kiloniellales bacterium genomic window, CAGGATCTCTGAAGCGCGAGCGCCGGCCGGAGGCGATGATCCACCCGGAGACCCTGGCGGCCCTCGGGCTGGCCGAGGGCGATCGCCTGCGCCTGGGCAACCGTCTAGATTCCATCGTGCTCCACGCCCGCGCCTTCGACGGCCTGCAGCCCGAGGTGGTCGTGGTCGAGAGCATCTGGCCCAACGCAGCCTTCGAGGAGGGCCTCGGAATCAACGCCCTGGTCAGCGCCGATCCCGGCCCGCCGCGCGGCGGTGCCGTCTTCCACGACACGGCGATTTGGATCAAACCCGCCTGAAGCGGCGCCCTTGCCTCTGGACCCGGCGCCCCGGGCAGCCTACGTCTTGATTGCTATGGCCAAGGACAAGAGCCTTCAGACCAGTTCCTCCGGCGCCGAGGTCGAGGCCTTTCTGAAGAAGGTCGCCCTGACGGCACGGCCGACCCTCTCCGAGGGACGGGGACGCCTGATCTTCGCCATGGACGCGACCGCGAGCCGGGAGCCGACCTGGGACCGCGCGTGCCATATCCAGGCCGAGATGTTCTCCGAGACCGCCAGCCTCGGCGGCCTGGAGATCCAGCTCGTCTACTACCGGGGATTCCGGGAGTTCAAGGCCAGCCCCTGGGTCGCCGAGGCCAAAGCCCTGCTCCAGCAGATGACCGCCGTCTCCTGCCTGGGCGGCCACACCCAGATCGAACGGGTTCTGCGCCACGCGATCCGCGAGACCAAGGAAAAGAAGGTCGCCGCCCTGGTGTTTGTCGGCGATTGCCTGGAGGAGGACCTCGACCGCCTGGCCAACCTCGCCGGCGAGCTCGGCGTCCTCGGCCTGCCCTGCTTCCTTTTCCACGAGGGTGCCGACCGGACCGCCCGGCGCGCCTTCGAGCAGATCGCCCGCCTTTCGGGCGGGGCTTGCTGCAGCTTCGATTCCGGCAGCGCGCAGCAGCTGAAGGACCTGCTCTCGGCGGTCGCGGTCTTCGCCGCCGGCGGGCGCAAGGCGCTGGCCGACTTCTCGGAGCGCAAGGGCGGCGTGGTTCGCCTGCTGACCCATCAGATCACCTGAGCGGGCTATGTTCACCTACTTCCTTCTGGGACTGGTCCTGGTCGCGGCAGTCTACTTTCTGCTGCGCTGGTTCATCGCCGCGCCGCCGGCGCAGATCCGCAAGGTTCTGCTGGCCGCCGGCCTGGTCCTCGGGCCCGTGCTGCTCGTCGCCCTGGCGCTCGGTGGGCGCCTCACCCTGGCCTCGCTGCTGGTGCCGGCCCTGATTCTGCTGCTGCTGATGCGGCCTTTGAAGCGCATGCAATCCGCCCAGCGCGGGCCGGCGCCCGGGCAGGGCTCGGAAGTGACGACCCGCTTCCTGAAGATGCGGCTCGATCACGACAGCGGCGAGCTCTCCGGCACGGTGCTGGAAGGCCCCTACGCCGGTCGGACGCTGGAGGCGCTCGGCGAAGAGGACCTCTTCGCGTTGTGGCGGCATTGCCTGGCGGAGGACGAGCAGTCCGCACGGATCCTGGAGAGCTACCTGGACCGCCGGCTGGGTGGCGGCTGGCAGTCCGAGGCGGGCGCGCCCGCGGCCGCCTCCGGCGAGCCCATGACCCGGGAGGAGGCCTTCCGGATCCTCGGCCTTGAGCCTGGCGCCGGAACGGAAGAGATCCGCGACGCCTACCGCCGGATGATGCGGCGGCATCACCCGGACCAGGGCGGCTCCGACTACCTGGCCGCGAAGATCAACCAGGCCAAAGCGCTGCTTCTTGGGGATTGACGGCCGCGCGGCGCGGCCGGCTCAGTCGCGTCTCGGCCCGCGGCGCAGGTAGACGACGATCAGGCCGACGAGGAGTCCAAGGGTCGTGAGACCGCCGCCCGCCACGGGCGACGCCGGGGCCGAGACGACGTCCTTCACATGCCGTGCGGCCGTCTCCGCATTCAGACCCGTCAGGAAGCTGTCGCCTTCCTTGAAGAGCTTCACGACGTTCTTCATCAGGTCCGCATCGGTCGGGGTCCTGCCCCGCTGGTCCAGGGCGTTGAGCTCCCGCAGCACGCGGAGGGCCTTGTCTTGAACCCTTTTCAAGTGGGTCTGATGGTCGCCGATCGACTGCGCCGCGGAATAGCGCCGGTCGCGCGGCAGGCTCCAGAGGCCCCGCCGCCGCAGGTCGATGGCATGTCCCATGGAGGCGAGCTCGCGCCGGATGCTCTCGATCCTCGGTCGAAAGGCTTGAACGCGCCGCCAGAAATCATGGTAGAGCATGTCGGTGATCTGCGGCGTCGTGCCCTTTGCGGCGAGCTTGAGTTTCTCCTGGTCGATTGCGACCCGTAGCTGATCCAGGACGGTTTCGATCGTGTTCAAGCGCTGGCCCAGGCTCATGGTCTCGACGCCTTTCCTCTGCCCGACGGTGCCCGCGCTATTCTGGCGGCGGCTCGGCCGGCCGCAACCCGTGATTCTCGTAA contains:
- a CDS encoding VWA domain-containing protein, with amino-acid sequence MPLDPAPRAAYVLIAMAKDKSLQTSSSGAEVEAFLKKVALTARPTLSEGRGRLIFAMDATASREPTWDRACHIQAEMFSETASLGGLEIQLVYYRGFREFKASPWVAEAKALLQQMTAVSCLGGHTQIERVLRHAIRETKEKKVAALVFVGDCLEEDLDRLANLAGELGVLGLPCFLFHEGADRTARRAFEQIARLSGGACCSFDSGSAQQLKDLLSAVAVFAAGGRKALADFSERKGGVVRLLTHQIT
- a CDS encoding DnaJ domain-containing protein yields the protein MFTYFLLGLVLVAAVYFLLRWFIAAPPAQIRKVLLAAGLVLGPVLLVALALGGRLTLASLLVPALILLLLMRPLKRMQSAQRGPAPGQGSEVTTRFLKMRLDHDSGELSGTVLEGPYAGRTLEALGEEDLFALWRHCLAEDEQSARILESYLDRRLGGGWQSEAGAPAAASGEPMTREEAFRILGLEPGAGTEEIRDAYRRMMRRHHPDQGGSDYLAAKINQAKALLLGD